Part of the Lichenicola cladoniae genome is shown below.
AGCTTCACCTGCACGTCGAAGCGCGGCTGCAGCAGGTCGAGACTGCCGTTGGCCGCGAGGGTCAGGACGCCACTGGCCGGCGCGCCCGCCGTGGCCGCCAGGGTCAGGGCGGCACGGTCGCGCGGCCCATCCAGATCAAGCGACAGATGCAGCGGATCGAGCACCGGCATATGCGCCAGCACGGTCACGAAGCCATCGGCCGGATCATCCGCCTTCAGGTGCAGGGCGAGGCGTGCCGGCGTGACCCGGGCAGAGAGTTCGGCATGGCCGGGATGGTCGAGACGGGCCAGCGACAGGGCGAGGTCGGTGTTCGGCAGGGTGGCGATCGTGGCGCCACCGAGCAGCGGCGCCAGGTCGGCGATCCGCGCGTGGCCATCAACGCCGGCGCTGACCGCGGTCCCGGCCACGGGGGCGCCGAGATCGATGCGGCCGACATGCAGCCGGTCGATCAGCACGCCCAGGTGCAGGCCGCTCTTCTGGTCGGGCCGCGCCGGCGGCACCGGTTTTGCGTTGGGATCGGGCACGGCCAAGCGCGGCACTTCTATCCGGTCCGCACTGGCCAGCTCGACATGCGCGTCCAGTGCCAGCAACCGCAGCGGCGACCAGTCGAGCACCAGATGGTCGATCGCCAGCCAGACGCCCTTGGTGTCGTGTATCTCGAGCCGGTCGACCTTGAGCGCATCTGGGAACCGCCCGCCAAGACCGTGCAGCGCAACCAGCCCACCGCTCAGGGAGGCGGCCTGCCGCTCGATCAGCCGCCGGCCGGGGTCGGTATTGGCGCCTATCAGCACCACCGCCAGCAACAGCAGCACCAGTGCCAGCGGCAGCCCGACCAGCAGCCCGAGTACCCAACCCACAATCCGCAACCCGCGCCGGGACCGCGTCCGGGAAGAGCCGTCCCGACTTGACGGGGGCGTGGATGATCCGCTCATCAGAACGCCTCCCCGAGGCCGATATACAGCTCGAAGCTGTCGCCGCCGGCGGGCTTGTTCAACGGAACGGCGACATCGAGCCTGATCGGCCCGATCGGGGTGTAGTAGCGGGCACCGACGCCCGCTCCGATCCTGAGCTTGCCATGGAGCGGCGCGCTACTGGCCGACACCTGCCCCGCATCGGCGAACGCGGCCACGCCGAAGCTCTTGCCGATGCGCTGGCGGAATTCAAAGCTTCCCGCATCGAGCGAGGTGCCACCGACCGGGTTGCCGTTGGAAAACAATGGCCCGACCCCCTGGTACTTGAAGCCGCGTACCGTGCCGCTGCCGCCCGCATAGAGCCGCTGGTCGGGCGGCAGATCGAACGTCGTGGCGCCCTGCACCGTCCCGACCACGATCCGGACCGCCAGGACGCTGCGGCCAGCCTTCGTCAGGCCGAACCGGGCAAGGTCGAAGTAGGTGGCGGCGGAACCCTGCAGGATGGTGAAGAAGCTGTTGCCGCCCGAGCCGGAAAGCCCGTTGGACCCGTCGCCGGACTGGCTGCCGAGACTGTAGGTCGGGGTGGCATTCAGCGAGATGCGGAACCCGCGGGTCGGATCGTCGAGCGGATTGGCCAGATGGGTGCTGTCGTAGCTCGCGGTGAGCGGTACGAACGCCAGCGTGTAGCTGCGCGAAACCCCCTGCTGCACGATCCGCTCCTGCTCCGCGCCGACGCCGGCCGAGATGCTCCAGCTCGCGGAAATCTTGCGGCTGACGATCGCATGCACCAGCAGGGCGGTCTGATTATAGGCCTCCAGATCCTGCTTCAGCCCTTCGACGCGCAGGTCGAGCGTCTGGTCGCGGTGGTAGTAATCGGGCTTCGACAGGTCGGCGTACACGTCGTAGCCGAGCCCGTTCTGCGACGTGCCGCCCAGCCCGGTCAGCAAGGCCACCAGGTCGAGCTTCTCGGCATGGCCGAACAGGTTGTGATGGGTCCAGGTCACCCCGGCGCTGCCGCCGAGGTCGGTCGAGTAGCCGCCCTGCAATGCGACCGTGTGGCGCAGCCCTTCGGTGAAGTCGAAGGTCAGCGGCAGCGTGCCGGCCTGGTCCAGGGACGGGGCAGCGGCGACGCCGACATCGGAAAATACCCCGAGCGATGCCAGATCCTGGCGCGCCGCCTCGATCCTGCTCGGCTGGTAGAGCTGGCCCGGATGGACGAGCAGCCGGCGGCGCACATAGGCGGGATCGACCTTGACCAGCCCGACCAGCTGGATCGGGCCGATATCGACACGCGGCCCGAGCTTTGCCGTGGTCACGATATCCAGCGTCCGGGTGGCGGGCCGGAGGTAGGCGGTCGGCTGGCCGACATCGGCGAAGGCGTGTCCCTCCTCCTGCAGCGTGGTCAGCAGCCGGCCACGGGCCGCGAGCACATCGGAGGCCACTGCCGGCTGGCCGGCCTCGAGCCCGAACGCGACCTGTTCGGTCATGGACAGCATCTCGCCGGGAGGCAGCTGGAGGGTGACCGTGCCGACATGGAACAACGGCCCGCGCTCGACGGTGATCCGGACCGGCGCGACGCTGCCCTTCGCGAGGTCTCCGAGCAGATCCGGAAGCCTGGGATCGGAGACCGGATGACCGGCCACCTCGATGTCGATCCGGCCGGCATAGTAGCCAAAGCTTTCCAGCGCGGTGCGGAGCCGGGCTTCGTCGGCCCGGGCGCGGCCAGCCAGCGCGAAGGGTCCGACCGCCTGCGTCTTCTGCAGGCTCACCAGGCTGGAGGCTGCCTTGAGCGTGGTGTCCAGGGTCGCATCGCCGGTGGCCACCACCGTTACCTGGTAGGCCTGCGGATCGGCGGCCAGGGCGTGCGTCGCCGTCCGGCCGGCGAGGATCAGCAGCATCGCGCCGATCACCACCCTGCCGGCTGGATACATGATGAAGCGCCCATCCCGGGCGCCGTCCCGGCCATGGCGGGCTCTGTCGGCACGTGCAGTCAGAGCGCGTCTTCCCCGGTGTGAGCCCGTTCCTGTAGCACCGGCCATGATTGTCGTCCCGCCCCTAATCACGCTATGTCGGGCCGATGCAGGTTCTCCCTGGCAATTCAAACCTTCGCCATGCCGGTCATACCCAGCCCGAGCTTCAACGTTCGGCATCCTCGTCGCGACCAGGCATGTCGCCGTTTTCTCGCGGATCACGCACCGGCCCGGCATCGTGCAGGCTGGTCGGCGGTGCAGAAGTGGAGGCTTGGCCGTCCAGCGACACCCGGACCAGCCCCGCAATCCGGTTGCTGCGCGCAGTCCGGGTGGTCCGGCGCGGCGTGGCGATCCTGGCCTGGACCGGTGCCGCGTGCGTCGTACAGTCCGTGCTGCTGCACATGCCCGGGCGCGCCAAGGCGCGGTTCGCGCGTTTCTACTGGTCGGTCACCTGCATGCTGCTCGGCATGCGCATCCGTGTCATCCGGACCGGCGCATCGGTCGAACCATGCGGTCGGCCGATCATCTACGTCTCCAATCACTCCTCCTGGATCGACGTTCCGGTCCTGGGCGCGCGGGTGCTCGGCTGCTTCGTCGCCAAGGAGGATGTCAGCCGCTGGCCGGTGGTGGGCACCGTGGCCCGGCTCGGGCGCACGATCTTCGTCAGCCGGCAGCGCAAGGCGACCGGCCGCGAGCGCGACGACATGCGGCTTCGGCTGGCGGGCGGCGACAACCTGATCCTGTTTCCGGAGGGCACCAGCTCGGACGGTTCGCGGGTGCTGCCGTTCCATTCCAGCTTCTTTGCGGCAGCCAAGTCGGGCGGCGTGGACAAGGCCGGTTGCGAGGATACGGGTGCCGCCTTTGCCCTGCCGCTGATACAGCCGGTCTCGATCGTCTACGACAGGCTGGGCGGCCTGCCGATCGGCCGCTCCAACCGACCGGTGTTCGCCTGGTACGGCGACATGGACCTGGCCTCGCATTTCACCCGGCTGGCCCGGTGGCGCGGCATGCGTGCGACCATCCTGCTGCATCCGGTTCTCGACCCGGCGGATTTCGCGACCCGCAAGGCCCTGTCCTCCGCGGCCTGGACTGCCATCGCCGGGGGTGCGGCAGCGCTGCGGCAGAACCGGGTTCGTGACATCGAGGTGAAGATCGTCGCCGTCCCCGGCCGCGACTCCCCCGTCGAGACGTTTCCGCTTGACAGCAAGGCCCCGTCTTTTGCCTGATCGGAATGCCTCCAGCGGGAGGATCCGGTTCGGGGGAATGGTGATCGACACACGGGGTGCGAGACAGAGGGTCTTCCGGGGCAACCCTGCCCATTGACGTGTTGCCACGCCTCTACGGGCAGGTGCCCTTGACCGGGGGCCGCTCCGACACGATTGCTCTCCGTGCTTCCGCACGGACTCCTCCGGCGGCTGCCGGGAATTCCCTGTCCGTGACCCCTCCACCCGCCGACAAGCGTCTCCACGTCATCACCTGGGGCTGCCAGATGAACGTGTACGACAGCGCCCGAATGGCCGATGTGCTGAAGCCGCTCGGCTATCGGCCGACCGAGACCCCGGCCGATGCGGACATGGTCATCCTGAATACCTGCCACATCCGCGACCGTGCCGCGGAGAAGGTGTTTTCCGAACTCGGCCGCCTGCGCGTGATCAAGCAGGCACGCGCCGCCGAGGGGCGTGCCACCGTGCTCGCCGTCGCCGGCTGCGTGGCCCAGGCGGAAGGCGCCGAGATCCTGGCACGTGCCCCCTACGTCGATATCGTGCTGGGACCACAGACCTATCACCGGCTGCCCGAGATGGTGGCGCGTGCGGCACGTGCAGGCGGTGCGGTGATCGAGACCGATTTTCCGGTCGAGCAGAAATTCGACTTCCTGCCGGACGCGACCGGCCCCCAGCTGCCCGGCGGCGTCACCGCGTTCCTCACGGTGCAGGAAGGCTGCGACAAGTTCTGCTCGTTCTGCGTGGTGCCCTACACGCGCGGCGCCGAGGCAAGCCGCCCGGCGGCGTCGGTGATCGCCGAGGCCCGTCGCATGGTCGCCGGCGGCGTGCGCGAGATCAGCCTGCTCGGCCAGAACGTGAATGCCTATCACGGTGCCGGCTCCGGCGGCGGCGCGGACGAGAGCAGCTGGAGCCTGGCCCGGCTGATGCGGGCGCTCGCCGAGATCCCCGGCCTCGTACGCATCCGCTACACCACGTCGCATCCACGCGACATGGGCGAGGATCTCATCGCCGCCCATCGCGACCTGCCCGCGCTGATGCCGTTCCTGCATCTGCCGGTGCAGTCCGGATCGGACCGGATGCTGAACGCGATGAACCGCGGCCACACCGCCGACGACTACCGCCGGCTGATTGAACGTCTGCGCACCGCGCGGCCAGACCTCGCCTTCTCGTCGGACTTCATCGTCGGCCACCCGGGCGAGACCGACGCCGACTTTGCGGCCAGCATGGCGCTGATCCGCGACATCGGCTTCGCACAGGCATACTCGTTCAAATACTCGTCCCGTCCCGGCACCCCGGCGGCAGGCGCCCCCATGCCTGTGGCAGGACCGGTCGGCGACGAGAGGCTGCAACAGCTGCAGGCGCTGGTGCGCGTGCAGCAGGACCAGTTCAATGCGTCCAGCGTCGGCCAAACGATGGAGGTGCTGTTCACTGGGCACGGACGCAAGCCCGGCCAGCTGTCCGGACGAAGCCCATACCTGCAGGCGGTGCATGCCGCAGGACCGGATCAGCTGATCGGCACCACCGCGATGGTGAAGATCGAGCAGATGCTCACCAACTCACTGACTGCATCGCTGTTGTCACCCGTGCCGACCCGTCCCATTCCCACCCGCGCGAACCCCTTGCTGGAGAGAGCCTGCGCTTGAACGAGCTTGTCACCGCCACCCCGATCACCCCGGCCTCCGCGAGCGCCGGTTCGCTTTCGCCTTTGTCCGCCGCTGCGGTGGCCTCCGGGCCCGCCGCGGTGCCTCGACCGGGCCTCGATCCGGAAACCAGGGCGGCAACCATGCAGTTCAACGACAACGCATTGCTGCAACTGCTGCTCGGCGATCATGACCGGCACCTGGTGCGGCTCGAGCAGGGTCTCGGGGTGCGCCTGGCCTGCCGCGGCAACCGTGTGTCGATCAGCGGCGACCCCGGACGCGTCGCGCTGGCTCGCTCGACCCTCGCCACCCTGTATCGCCGTCTCGAGGAAGGACGTCCGATTGACTCAGCGGAAATCGATGCGGCGATCCGCATGTCCGACCTGCACGGCAACGTGCTCGATCCCAGGCGCGAAACCATTCGCGTCACCGGCGCCGCATCCGCGCGCGCATCGAATGGACGCCCGATGAGCCCGCGCCGCGACAACGAGGGATTTCACGGACTGCCCGGACCCTCCGGGCTCGGTGGCCTGCACGGCACCGACGCCGACCCTCGCCTGCCGTTCGCCGACTTGCCGGCAATCCGCACCAAGCGTGGTGCGATCGAGCCGCGCTCGCCTGGCCAGGCTGCCTACATGGAAATGCTGACCAGCCACGAGATGGTGTTCGGCATCGGCCCGGCCGGCACCGGCAAGACGTACCTCGCTGTGGCCCAGGCGGTCGCGATGCTGCAGGCCGGCCGTGTCGACCGGATCGTCCTGTCACGCCCCGCGGTCGAGGCGGGCGAGCGGCTCGGCTTCCTGCCGGGCGACCTGAAGGACAAGATCGACCCCTATCTACGGCCTCTGTACGATGCGCTGCACGACATGATGCCGGGCGACCAGGTGCTTCGGCGGATGGCGTCAGGCGAGATCGAGGTGGCGCCACTGGCATTCATGCGCGGTCGCACCCTGGCGCACGCATTCGTCATCCTGGACGAGGCACAGAACACCACGGTCGCGCAGATGAAGATGTTCCTGACCCGCATGGGCTCCGGCACACGCATGTCGATCAACGGCGATCTCAGCCAGATCGACCTGCCCCAGGGCATCTCCAGCGGGCTGCGCGACGCCGTCGAGACCCTCGAGGGCCTGCCCGGGATCGGCTTCACCCGGTTCGAGAGTCGCGACGTGGTGCGTCATCCGCTGGTCGCGCGGATCGTGGATGCGTATGATCAGCGAGCGGCAGCCGAGCGGGACATCTCCCGGCACAGGACGCGCCGGGAGAGTGATGGAACCGCCAAGTAGATCCGAACGTCCCTCAGGCTCTGATCAGGGCACGAAGGGGAAGCGTTCGTCGAAGCGGGCCAGGCGCGACAAGCGCCGGGCCAAGGCCATCGCCGGGGTGTCGCAGCTTGCGGCTGCGCGCCGCCGTCTTGAACAACCGGGTTCCGTCGAGATCTTCGTGATCGACCAGCGCTGGCGGCGGCTGGTGCCGCACGTCGAACGGCTGGCCCGCCGAGCCGCAGCCGCCGGCGGCGGTGCGGGGTCGATCGTGCTGGACAACGATTTGCGCGTGCGCAGGCTCAATGCGCGTCATCGCGGCAAGAACAAGCCTACCAACGTGCTGACCTTCGAGACGCCCGCGGGCATTGCGGGCGGCGACATCGTACTGGCTCTGGAAACCGTGCGCCGCGAGGCCCTGGCCGCCGGGCGCCTGCCGCGTCACCACCTGGCCCACCTGGTCGTGCATGGCGCGCTGCACCTGCGCGGTCACGACCATCATGGGGTCGGCGAGGCCCGGCGTATGGAAATGCAGGAGGCACGGATCCTGCACGGCCTGGGCGTGCCGAATCCCTGGAAGCCTCGTGCCCTGCCCATCGTGGGAGCCGTCCGATGAGCGGACACTCCGAAAGAAGCGCGGATGGCGCTTCCGAACCTCAGCCGCGACCTATCCTGCGCGGCCTGATGGCCAGGTTCTCGCGACGTCGTGGCGATCAGGGACTGCGCAACTCGATCGCCGCCCTGGTGCAGGAAGCCGCGGACGCCACGCCGACCGACGGCGAGTTGCCCGAGCTCGACCGGCAGGAACGCGCCCTCATCGCCAATGTGCTACGCCTGCGCGGAACCACGGTGGACGACGTGATGGTGCCGCGAGCCGACATCACCGCGATGCCGGTGGCGATCAGCTTCGAGGAAGCGCTGGCCACGATGAAGCGGGAAAACCACTCCCGCCTGCCGGTGTATGGAGAGCAACTCGACGATATCGTCGGCATGGTCCACGTGAAGGACCTTGTGGCCTATGCCGGTCCGAGCGAGACGTTTCGTCTGCAGGCGATCCTGCGCCAGCCACTGATGATCGCGCCGCAGATGCCGGTACTGGACCTGCTGCTGCAGATGCGGCTGCGCCGCATCCACTTGGCGCTGGTGATCGACGAATATGGCGGCATCGACGGCCTGGTCACGATCGAGGACCTGGTCGAGACCATCGTCGGCGACATCGCCGACGAGCACGACGAACCCGATGTCCCGATGCTGGTCGAGCGCCACGACGGCACGCTCGACATCGACGCCCGCATGCCGCTCGAGGATTTCGAACACCGGCTCGGCCCGATCCTGACCGAGCAGGAACGCGACAGCGACATGGAAACCGTGGGCGGCCTGGTGTTCCAGCTGGCCGGCCACGTCCCGACGCGCGGCGAAGTGCTGAGCCACCAGAGCGGCATCCAGTTCCGTGTGCTCGATGCCGATGCGCGTCACATCCGCCGCGTCCGCGTCCGGCCGATACAGGAGCCCGAGCCCGAACCGGCAAAGGACAAGGCCGAGGCTGGAGACCGGAAAGCCGTCGCCACCGCGGATGCGAGCGACACACGGTCATCGCTTTAACAACGTGTCTGAAGCAATGCAGGTATGTGTTTTAGGTTGACCTGTTCGTTATAGCACCATCATGATCGTCCTGCCGTAGTTTCGCAGAAGGAATGATCATGAACAGTGCGCTGGGCCGGGACGCCAGAGAAGACCTGATTTCACGCGGTTATTCCCGTCGTCAGTTCGGGCGGGTATCTGCCCTGCTGGGGATCGGCGCCGCCGTTTCGACCGGCGGCCTGGCATTTCCCGGCCGGTCTGCAATCGCTGCACCCGGCCAGGCCCGGACGTTGGCGAGGCCCGACCTTTCGGGAATGATCCGGATCGGGACCAATGAGTGCTGGACTGGTCCTTTTCCTGCCGCTGCGCTCGCCGGCGCGGACATGGTCCAGCATGGCAATCGCTATGAACCGAGTGATCTGCGCCAGCGGCTTATCGACAACGTGGCGACGGTGGAGAAAGTCCCGGTCAGCCATATCGTGCCCTGGCCCGGATCGAGCGATCCGCTGGCGCGTGCGATCGTTACCTTCTGCTCGCCGACCCGCGGCGTGGTCACCGCCGACCCGACCTTCGAGGAAGCCTGGGTCACCGCGGCCTGGCTGAAGATCAAGGTGTCGAAGGTCGCGCTACGGCCCGACAATCACTACGCGACGGACGTGCGGGCGATGCTGGCCGCCGATCCGAACGCCGGGCTCTACTATGTCTGCTCGCCGAACAATCCGACCGGAACGGTCACCCCCGTCGCCGACATCGCATGGCTGGTCGAGAACAAGCCGGCCGGCTCCATCGTCCTGATCGACGAGGCCTACCTGCATTTCGCCGGAACCCCGAGTGCCGCCTACCTGGCGACCCAGGGCAAGGATGTCGTGGTTCTCAGGACATTCTCCAAGATTTTCGGAATGGCCGGACTCCGGTTGGGCCTGAGCATGGCCCGTCCCGACCTGCACGAGCGGATGATGCGCTACGACGGCAGGATGCAGAGTGGCGCGCTCTCGGTCGTGGCACTTGCGGCCGGTGGTGCAAGCGTCCTGCTCGCGTCGGACATCGTCGCCAGGCGCCAGGAAATGATCGACGCACGCGAAGCCACGTTCGCCCATCTGAAGTCACGCGGAATCACCCACCTGCCGAGCAACGCGAACATGTTCATGGTCGACTGGGGAAAGCCTGCCGCCGACATGAAGGCCGCGTTCGCGGCACAGCAGATCGACATCGGACGCGACTGGAAGATCTGGCCGACACGATCGCGCATCACCGTCGGCTCGGCGTCCGAAATGAAAAGCTTCTGCAGCGCGCTAGACAAGATCATGGTCTGATCCGAGAGCGCCTACCCCTCCCCGGTCTCGTCTTCCAGGCGAGCCCGGGTACGTTCCTCCTCGACCAGGCGGTGCGCCTCGCGGTCCTGCGCCTCGACGAACACGCGGGTCACCTCGGGGTGCGACGCGCGCACGCGCCTTTCGATCCGCGACACCGCCTGCTCGATATCGACGGCGCCGCACCGATCGACGAAGTCGAGGCTGAGAGCCAACAGCACGTCCTGCGGACCGAAATGCATGGTCAGCACCTCGTTGGTCCGCGCAACCAGCGGTTCCTCGGCGACGATGCGACGGATGCCGGCCTGGACCTCTGCCGAGGCGCCCTCGCCGGTGAGGAGCGACTTGCATTCCCAGGCCAGGAACGAGGCGGTTCCGGCAAGGATCACGCCGATGACGATCGAGGCCACCCCGTCCAGGACCGGCAGGTCGAGCACCTGGGCAAGCCAGATCCCGATCAGCGCGGTGAAGAGCCCGAGCAGCGCCGCCGTGTCCTCGAACAGCACGGTGAACATCGTCGGATCCTTGCTGTGCCGGATCGCTTCCAGCCAGCCCTGCTTGCCCTTGTGCCGGCGGAACTCGCGCAGCGCGACCAGCCAGACCCCGCCTTCGAACAGGATGCCGAGTGCCAGCACCAGGTAGATCAGCCAGGCATCGGTAACCACATGCGGATGACGGATCTTGTCGATGCCCTCGATCACCGACACGCCGGCGCCGACACCGAAGATCAGCACAGCGACCACGAAGGTCCAGAAATAGAGCTGCAGCCCATAACCGAACGGATGCAGCGCATCGGCGGGGCGTGCAGCCTGGCGCAAGCCGAGCAACAGCAGCAACTGGTTGCCGCAATCAACGACCGAGTGGATCGCCTCGCTGAGCATGGCGGCACTGCCGGTCCAGAAGGCCGCGCCGAACTTGGTCAGCGCGACCAGGATGTTGCCGCCGAGGGCTGCGTAGATAACCAGTCTAGACGAAGAACGTGCCATATGCCGAGCATACACAACGCCGACGCCAGGATATGCCGGTCACATCATTCGTAAATCGATGCCGCAGCCGTGCTTCCCCGGTGCGCGTTCTCAGGCTGCCGCCGCGACCTCATAAGCCTGCGTGGAAGCATGCCGTGCCCGCGCAACGATGCAGGCTTCACGCAACAGGCACAGGACCGTCGGCATGCAGTTGCCGCACTCGGCACGACGACCACAGCCGGAATAGACCTCGCTCGGACGCGTCGCACCGCCCTGGATCGCCAAGCGGATGTCACGGTCGGTCAACGCGTTGCAGCTGCAGACGTACATGATGCCCCCCTGAAGCCCGTCACCAGCTCCTACAGGTAATGAGAGGCAGTCGCAACACCGGCGGTGAATATCGCGATCTCGTGATGAAAGCCGCTATAGAGGATGGGCAACCTGAGGCGGACCCCATGAAGCGCGACCAGCAGATGATCGACTATCTCAACACCCAGCTCACCAACGAGCTGACCGCGGTCAACCAGTATTTCCTGCACGCACGGACGCTTCGGCACTGGGGCGTCACGCTGCTCGCCAAGCACGAATATGCCGAGTCGATCGACGAGATGAAGCATGCCGACTGGCTGATCGAGCGCGTCCTGTTCCTGGGCGGCCTGCCCAACGTGCAGCGGCTCAACCAGATCCAGGTCGGCCAGACCGTCGAGGAGGTCCTGCGTTGCGACCTGTCGCTCGAGGAAAAGGCGCATGGCGACCTTCGCGACGGCATCGCCTACGCCGAGACGATCCGCGACTACGTCACCCGCGACCTGCTGATGCGTATCCTGGCCAGCGAGGAAGGCCATGTGGACTTCCTCGATCGTCAGTTCGACCTGATCAAGCAGATCGGTATCGAGCGCTATATCATGCTGAACTCGGCAGCCGCGCCGGATCAGGAGGCCGACACCGAGGGATGAGGGCGGTCGACTTCAGGCCGGTACCGCCGGCAGACGTGAGGTGAGATGAGCCGGCGGACCGGATGAAGTCCGCCGGCGGGATGTTCGCTAGGACACCGGCCGGCAAATCTGATCGGCGACCGATCGCGGTGATGCAGAGTGGAATTGCCGGGCCGCATGCCATCTGACGGCAGCCAGGCTCGGCAGGATCTTGCCATGCATCGGCCGGACCCGATCGTCGGTTGCGAAGAAGGCCCGGTCGATCCGGTTCGGCTGCAGGATGGCGGTGCCGACGAACACGCCATCCACCTCGACCACGTCGCTCTTGAACATCAGCCTCAACCTCGGAGTGCAGCCTGCCTCGGATCGGCTTAGGCCTGCCGGGACGCTACATCGTCCCTAGCCAATAAACAATCACGCAGTGTGGTGTAATTATTACTACACGTATGTAACCGTTGAATGACGCCCGTGTTGCGTCGATGCCTCGTTGCTGACCGGTTTTTACAAGCTGGCTGGATCAGGCCTCGTGCAACGCCTGGAGCCGGTCCAGCCCTGTCTCGGAACCCAACACTGCGGCACGTTCCTGCGGCGTCAACAGCGCCAGTGCCCCGGCCAGGGTCGTGGTCTCGCCGAGCTTGGCCAGGCCCAGCACCAGCAGCGGCTCGAACGGATCACGGCCGACGACCCGCGCCGGCGGCAACATGGCACGGTGTGCCGCCATCAACGCCGGCTCGTCCAACAGGCGCCGCAGGCTCTCACCGGGCGCGGCGTCACGTGCCAGGGATTGGAGTTGGACGGCGCGGGCCAGCACCGCAGGGGGCGCCGCTTCCTCGGGGATACGCAGCAAACCCATCCGTCGCAGCGCCAGCCCGGTATTCCTGCCGGCGGTCAGCGACACCAGCGGGACCGCCAGGGCCAGGCCGAGCAGCACCGGCGACATCCAGGCGAACAGCGCCGGCGACACTGCCCAGGCAATGGCGGCCAACACCAGCCCAAACACCATGTAGCGCCAGTAGCCGGACCAGATCACCGCCAGCGGGATCTGCCCATCGTCGCGGCGCTGGGTGTTCCAGCCGGAATCGCGGCCGGCGAGGATGGAGATCACTCCGCTGGTCTGGATCAGCATGGCGATCGGCGCGATGAGGCCGCCAAGGAGCGTCTCGATCAGCAACGACAGCAGCGCACGGATGCCGCCACCGGCACCGCGCCGGTCGGTCGGGTTCAGCAACAGGGCGAGGTAGGCAAGCAGTTTCGGCGCCAGCAGCACTCCCATGGTGCCGATGAACACCCATTTCGCCAGCACGGGATCGACCTGCGGCCAGTTCGGATAGAGCGTCTTGGTGCCGCCGAAATATTCCGGCTTCACGAAACGCGACTGCAGCGAGATCAGGATGCCGCACAGCAGGAACACCAGCCACAGCGGCGACGTCACATACGACCCGATCCCCATCAGCAGGTGCAGCCGGCTGACCCAGTGCAGGCCGCGCGCCGGCAATACGCCGGCATGCTGCAGGTTGCCCTGGCACCAGCGACGGTCGCGGATCGCGATGTCGGTCAGCGATGGCGGGCTTTCCTCGTACGATCCGGCCAGTCCCGGCACCATGTGGATCGCCCAGCCGCCACGGCGCATCAGGGCGGCCTCGACGAAATCATGGCTCAGGATATGGCCGCCGATCGGGCGACGGCCGGTCAATACCGGCAGCCCGGCCTGTTCGGCAAAGGCGCGGGTGCGGATGATC
Proteins encoded:
- a CDS encoding hemolysin family protein, which produces MARFSRRRGDQGLRNSIAALVQEAADATPTDGELPELDRQERALIANVLRLRGTTVDDVMVPRADITAMPVAISFEEALATMKRENHSRLPVYGEQLDDIVGMVHVKDLVAYAGPSETFRLQAILRQPLMIAPQMPVLDLLLQMRLRRIHLALVIDEYGGIDGLVTIEDLVETIVGDIADEHDEPDVPMLVERHDGTLDIDARMPLEDFEHRLGPILTEQERDSDMETVGGLVFQLAGHVPTRGEVLSHQSGIQFRVLDADARHIRRVRVRPIQEPEPEPAKDKAEAGDRKAVATADASDTRSSL
- a CDS encoding pyridoxal phosphate-dependent aminotransferase, which gives rise to MNSALGRDAREDLISRGYSRRQFGRVSALLGIGAAVSTGGLAFPGRSAIAAPGQARTLARPDLSGMIRIGTNECWTGPFPAAALAGADMVQHGNRYEPSDLRQRLIDNVATVEKVPVSHIVPWPGSSDPLARAIVTFCSPTRGVVTADPTFEEAWVTAAWLKIKVSKVALRPDNHYATDVRAMLAADPNAGLYYVCSPNNPTGTVTPVADIAWLVENKPAGSIVLIDEAYLHFAGTPSAAYLATQGKDVVVLRTFSKIFGMAGLRLGLSMARPDLHERMMRYDGRMQSGALSVVALAAGGASVLLASDIVARRQEMIDAREATFAHLKSRGITHLPSNANMFMVDWGKPAADMKAAFAAQQIDIGRDWKIWPTRSRITVGSASEMKSFCSALDKIMV
- a CDS encoding cation diffusion facilitator family transporter; amino-acid sequence: MARSSSRLVIYAALGGNILVALTKFGAAFWTGSAAMLSEAIHSVVDCGNQLLLLLGLRQAARPADALHPFGYGLQLYFWTFVVAVLIFGVGAGVSVIEGIDKIRHPHVVTDAWLIYLVLALGILFEGGVWLVALREFRRHKGKQGWLEAIRHSKDPTMFTVLFEDTAALLGLFTALIGIWLAQVLDLPVLDGVASIVIGVILAGTASFLAWECKSLLTGEGASAEVQAGIRRIVAEEPLVARTNEVLTMHFGPQDVLLALSLDFVDRCGAVDIEQAVSRIERRVRASHPEVTRVFVEAQDREAHRLVEEERTRARLEDETGEG
- a CDS encoding (2Fe-2S)-binding protein, with translation MYVCSCNALTDRDIRLAIQGGATRPSEVYSGCGRRAECGNCMPTVLCLLREACIVARARHASTQAYEVAAAA
- the bfr gene encoding bacterioferritin codes for the protein MKRDQQMIDYLNTQLTNELTAVNQYFLHARTLRHWGVTLLAKHEYAESIDEMKHADWLIERVLFLGGLPNVQRLNQIQVGQTVEEVLRCDLSLEEKAHGDLRDGIAYAETIRDYVTRDLLMRILASEEGHVDFLDRQFDLIKQIGIERYIMLNSAAAPDQEADTEG
- the mdoH gene encoding glucans biosynthesis glucosyltransferase MdoH: MGLSLDTLISPFAALPPDAPLAMPVQSLSAMPRAGGTVAGGGLPASSTRPATLALRRLLVIGGAVLMTIGGGYEMYFVLNGNGPNTLGLIVLTLFVVLFAWIALAFTSALGGFVPLLRRGGLGLGIDRDGPVPSLSTRTALLLPTYNESPSRVMAGLEAIYESLAATGRLDHFDMFILSDTTDADVWLEEEAAFLALRERTGGHGRIFYRRRSKNTERKAGNVGEWVRRFGGAYPQMITLDADSVMDGTTIVRIAAAMEQHPGVGLIQTLPVIVNGSTLFARMQQFAGRVYGPLIAYGIAWWHGPESNYWGHNAIIRTRAFAEQAGLPVLTGRRPIGGHILSHDFVEAALMRRGGWAIHMVPGLAGSYEESPPSLTDIAIRDRRWCQGNLQHAGVLPARGLHWVSRLHLLMGIGSYVTSPLWLVFLLCGILISLQSRFVKPEYFGGTKTLYPNWPQVDPVLAKWVFIGTMGVLLAPKLLAYLALLLNPTDRRGAGGGIRALLSLLIETLLGGLIAPIAMLIQTSGVISILAGRDSGWNTQRRDDGQIPLAVIWSGYWRYMVFGLVLAAIAWAVSPALFAWMSPVLLGLALAVPLVSLTAGRNTGLALRRMGLLRIPEEAAPPAVLARAVQLQSLARDAAPGESLRRLLDEPALMAAHRAMLPPARVVGRDPFEPLLVLGLAKLGETTTLAGALALLTPQERAAVLGSETGLDRLQALHEA